The Caldilineales bacterium genome includes a window with the following:
- the glnA gene encoding type I glutamate--ammonia ligase: MSKSPADVVKMAKDVKMVDYRFVDLPGTWQHFTVPARELSEETFQDGVGFDGSSIRGFQEIHESDMLLMPDPSSAFIDPIFEIPTLVLICDVYDPVTLQPYSRDPRYVARKAEAYLKQTGLADTSYWGPEAEFFIFDDVRYGSDTNSAFYRVDSSEAWWNSGRDSGRNLGGQIPAKRGYFPVPPADQFQDIRSKMVLSLEASGVEIEVHHHEVATAGQAEIDMRFDSMVSMADKVMKYKYVIKNVARQNGLTVTFMPKPLFGDNGSGMHVHQSLWKGSSNIFFDASGYAGLSDTAKYYIGGLLKHASALLALAAPTTNSYRRLVPGYEAPVNLAYSQRNRSAICRIPIYSKSPKAKRIEFRAPDPSSNPYLCFPALLMAGLDGIQNRIDPGEPMDKDLYELPPDELKLIKQVPGSLTDVLDALEADHDFLLRGDVFTPDLIKAYIAYKRQVEVDPVRMRPHPYEFMLYYDI; encoded by the coding sequence ATGTCCAAATCACCTGCTGATGTCGTCAAAATGGCCAAAGACGTAAAAATGGTCGACTATCGCTTCGTCGATCTGCCCGGCACCTGGCAACACTTCACCGTACCGGCGCGCGAGCTGAGCGAAGAAACCTTCCAGGATGGCGTCGGCTTCGACGGCTCATCGATCCGCGGCTTCCAGGAGATCCACGAATCGGACATGCTCCTGATGCCCGACCCCAGCAGCGCCTTCATCGACCCCATCTTCGAGATCCCCACCCTGGTGCTGATCTGCGATGTCTACGACCCGGTCACACTCCAGCCCTACTCGCGCGACCCGCGCTATGTGGCCCGCAAAGCCGAAGCCTATCTGAAGCAGACCGGGCTGGCCGACACCAGCTATTGGGGGCCGGAAGCCGAATTCTTCATCTTCGACGATGTGCGCTATGGCTCTGACACCAATTCTGCCTTCTACCGCGTCGATAGCTCCGAGGCCTGGTGGAACAGCGGTAGGGACAGCGGCCGCAACCTGGGCGGACAGATCCCGGCCAAGCGCGGCTATTTCCCCGTCCCGCCCGCCGACCAGTTCCAGGACATCCGCAGCAAAATGGTGCTTTCACTCGAAGCATCGGGGGTCGAGATCGAAGTCCATCACCACGAAGTCGCCACCGCCGGCCAGGCTGAGATCGACATGCGCTTCGACAGCATGGTGAGCATGGCCGATAAGGTCATGAAATACAAATACGTGATCAAGAACGTGGCCCGACAGAACGGCCTCACCGTCACCTTCATGCCCAAGCCGCTCTTTGGCGACAACGGCAGCGGTATGCACGTGCATCAGAGCCTGTGGAAGGGCAGCTCCAACATCTTTTTCGATGCCTCTGGCTACGCCGGCCTCTCGGACACGGCCAAATACTACATCGGCGGTCTGCTGAAGCACGCCTCCGCCCTGCTGGCCCTGGCCGCCCCCACCACCAACTCCTACCGCCGTCTGGTGCCCGGCTACGAAGCCCCGGTCAACCTGGCCTACTCGCAGCGCAACCGCTCAGCCATCTGCCGCATCCCCATCTACTCGAAAAGCCCCAAGGCCAAGCGCATCGAGTTCCGTGCTCCCGACCCCTCCAGCAACCCCTACCTCTGCTTCCCGGCCCTGCTGATGGCTGGTCTCGATGGCATCCAGAACCGTATCGACCCCGGCGAACCGATGGACAAGGACCTGTACGAGTTGCCGCCGGACGAATTGAAGCTGATCAAGCAGGTGCCTGGCTCGCTGACCGATGTGTTGGATGCGCTGGAAGCCGACCACGACTTCCTCCTACGTGGCGATGTCTTCACCCCCGACCTGATCAAGGCCTACATCGCCTACAAGCGCCAGGTCGAGGTCGATCCCGTGCGTATGCGCCCGCATCCGTATGAGTTCATGCTGTATTACGATATCTGA
- a CDS encoding GAF domain-containing protein, whose amino-acid sequence MPDSLLSASPDSRRQPVAAAALGEGQWLVALATLNAVAAGINSVPSGQSIGLSETLRLIAEGAVAVMARGEEGAGAVTAVIYTCDADGAGFDPASRVAAGRATGLEGDDAPRPGGLGAQALRQQQRVLSYEAPEVGMHEAMTAAGARVGACYPLIVAGQPVGALYVYRHEDHRFSEWELLLLDNLVNLAALAIHREQQLARTADYAQRIQRDLERKEDELARMRRADLLISSRSQLQDTLESILQMALEVTNARYGILRLVDESGSRLLTRALAGDDLGRPAIEALPLNATSITGWVAKTRAPLCITDVRSEPWARIYYPLDHEREMRSELAVPLIGASGRLEGVINLESPLVGAFSEDDSLLLQSLATQAVIAIQEVRLLDALQEIAERLLTQPLQQVLDRLVELACQLLGAPVGALWTLDEEHLVLQSANAGHVHGERVALHGSLTGQAVLQRGIVVADDVRDDPRFQWHDLARQQGWTQALVAPLLAGSGNEAVGALSVYNTAANPGQFLVSDWDKKVLTFLAHHAALAVRNAAHQEALRREREQRAAAETFAAVGDIAANLLHRLNNKIGVIPVRVEGIQDKCQASLSADPYLAANLAEIERSAAEAMEALSSSLFYLRPIRPAPVDIGAAVAQAISSVAIPGWLGVHVRDLDALPTVIAGQQRLSLVFVNLLENAIAAMQNAGATAGEVRIQGGVRGGWVEVTVSDTGPGIPPELHDKIFEFNYSGAKRANGQFGFGLWWVRTLMARFGGGVMVESDGRRGATFTLRLPIQPPHPDPA is encoded by the coding sequence ATGCCAGACTCTTTGCTTTCAGCAAGTCCCGATAGCCGTCGCCAGCCGGTCGCTGCTGCCGCGCTCGGCGAGGGCCAATGGCTTGTGGCGTTGGCAACGCTCAATGCGGTCGCGGCTGGCATCAACAGCGTGCCTTCGGGCCAGAGCATCGGTCTGTCCGAGACGCTGCGGCTGATCGCCGAAGGCGCGGTGGCGGTGATGGCGCGGGGTGAGGAGGGCGCCGGCGCCGTGACGGCGGTGATCTACACCTGTGATGCCGATGGTGCGGGCTTCGACCCCGCCTCGCGCGTGGCCGCCGGCCGGGCGACAGGGCTGGAGGGAGACGATGCCCCCCGTCCGGGCGGGCTTGGCGCCCAGGCCTTGCGGCAGCAGCAGCGGGTGCTCTCGTATGAGGCGCCGGAAGTGGGAATGCACGAGGCCATGACGGCAGCCGGGGCCAGGGTGGGCGCCTGCTATCCCTTGATCGTGGCCGGGCAGCCGGTGGGCGCGCTGTACGTCTATCGGCACGAAGACCATCGTTTCAGCGAGTGGGAACTGTTGCTGCTGGATAACCTGGTCAATCTGGCGGCTCTGGCCATCCATCGTGAGCAGCAGTTGGCGCGCACGGCCGACTACGCACAGCGCATCCAACGCGACCTGGAACGCAAAGAAGATGAACTGGCGCGAATGCGCCGCGCCGATTTGCTGATTTCGTCGCGCTCGCAGTTGCAGGACACGCTCGAATCGATCCTGCAGATGGCGCTGGAAGTCACCAACGCCCGTTACGGCATCTTGCGGCTGGTGGACGAGTCGGGGAGCCGATTGCTGACGAGGGCGCTGGCCGGGGATGACCTGGGCCGCCCGGCCATCGAGGCGCTGCCGTTGAACGCCACCAGCATCACCGGCTGGGTGGCCAAGACCCGCGCCCCCTTGTGCATCACCGACGTCCGCTCGGAACCTTGGGCGCGCATCTACTATCCGCTCGACCACGAGCGCGAGATGCGCTCGGAACTGGCGGTGCCGTTGATCGGGGCCAGCGGCCGCCTGGAGGGGGTGATCAACCTGGAAAGTCCGCTGGTGGGCGCATTTAGCGAGGATGACAGCCTTTTGCTGCAATCGTTGGCCACCCAGGCCGTGATCGCCATCCAGGAGGTTCGCCTGCTAGATGCCCTGCAGGAGATCGCCGAACGATTACTCACTCAACCCTTGCAGCAGGTGTTGGATCGCCTGGTCGAATTGGCGTGCCAGTTGTTAGGGGCGCCGGTGGGCGCGCTGTGGACGCTGGACGAGGAGCATCTGGTTCTGCAAAGCGCCAACGCCGGCCATGTCCATGGCGAGCGGGTGGCCCTGCACGGAAGCCTGACCGGGCAGGCTGTGCTCCAGCGTGGCATCGTCGTCGCCGACGATGTGCGCGATGACCCCCGTTTCCAGTGGCATGATCTGGCCCGGCAGCAGGGCTGGACTCAGGCGCTGGTCGCTCCACTGCTGGCCGGTTCGGGCAACGAGGCCGTGGGGGCGCTGAGCGTCTACAACACTGCCGCCAACCCCGGTCAGTTCCTTGTCTCGGATTGGGACAAGAAGGTGCTCACTTTTCTGGCTCATCACGCCGCCCTGGCCGTGCGCAACGCCGCCCATCAAGAGGCGCTGCGCCGCGAGCGCGAGCAGCGGGCCGCCGCCGAGACCTTTGCCGCCGTGGGCGACATCGCCGCCAACCTCTTGCACCGTCTGAACAACAAGATCGGCGTCATCCCGGTGCGGGTAGAGGGCATCCAGGATAAGTGCCAGGCCAGCCTGAGCGCCGACCCCTATCTGGCCGCCAACCTGGCCGAGATCGAGCGCAGCGCCGCCGAGGCGATGGAGGCCCTGAGCAGCAGCCTTTTTTATCTGCGGCCCATCCGCCCGGCCCCGGTCGATATCGGCGCGGCCGTGGCCCAGGCGATCAGCAGCGTCGCCATCCCCGGCTGGCTTGGCGTTCACGTCCGCGATCTCGACGCCCTGCCCACCGTCATTGCCGGCCAGCAGCGGCTCTCGCTCGTTTTCGTCAACTTGCTCGAAAATGCCATCGCCGCCATGCAAAACGCCGGCGCGACAGCGGGCGAGGTCCGCATCCAGGGCGGCGTGCGGGGCGGATGGGTAGAGGTGACGGTCAGCGATACGGGGCCGGGCATCCCGCCCGAGCTGCACGACAAGATCTTCGAGTTCAACTATTCGGGCGCCAAACGCGCCAACGGCCAGTTTGGGTTTGGCCTCTGGTGGGTGCGCACGTTGATGGCCCGTTTTGGCGGCGGCGTGATGGTGGAAAGCGACGGCCGCCGGGGCGCCACCTTCACCCTCCGCCTGCCCATCCAGCCCCCTCACCCTGATCCCGCCTGA